The following coding sequences are from one Paenibacillus sp. JDR-2 window:
- the cmpA gene encoding cortex morphogenetic protein CmpA, whose product MPQWLCNQMMRAFQKKDLRQIKLLNECWYFYRSKQTTKNEDESRPEITLH is encoded by the coding sequence ATGCCACAATGGCTTTGCAATCAAATGATGCGTGCTTTTCAGAAGAAGGACCTTAGGCAGATTAAGCTGCTGAATGAATGCTGGTATTTCTATCGGAGCAAGCAAACAACAAAAAACGAAGACGAAAGCCGTCCCGAAA